Proteins encoded by one window of Candidatus Poribacteria bacterium:
- a CDS encoding sigma-70 family RNA polymerase sigma factor: protein MKNEDVAIIRRVLAGDEAAFAELVNKYQKPIHALAWRKIGDFHIAEDITQDAFLKVYQRLSTLKDPNQFSGWLYVITANLCATWLRKKRIQTQPLEDTETAMIQEDAYSRHVTEERSRTAVEAQREVVKKLLAKLQESERTVMTLYYLGEMKVEEISRFLGVSASTIKSRLRRARHRLKEEEPMIREALDHFQITPNLTENIMREVSRLKPAAPSGGKPFVPWAIGVSTLAVVFLMLGVGNRYLSRFQKPYSFDATSEMTVELIEAPVVLNLESKPDVRTQLGNVNTPSKNNAANRQPNEVSASVADAESDETIKDYSQWELPKEAKARFGKGGINAIQFSPDGTQLAVGSNIGIWLYDVETGEEKSLLAGMCQSLAFSPDGRFLANGGGMFRGQELQLWEMAADRKVPLIGGPFVGSALKFSEDSQTLVGLVWTGDRLVWLDVESGQGSVKKTEAKFGTGIPYPDVFALTYDKIAIGWDDGKIQLWDPKTGKVLSTLDGHAMPADMSDDKRVLALAFSPDGTRLASGSKDKTVRLWDLTNADDGIILQKHTGWTNVLAFSPDGKMLASGSVDKTVLLWDTATGELLATLAGNTSSINALTFSPDNSMLVSGGADGTLRFWNTETGASLPLYITGHMASMRAAAFFQGSSTLVGVAFNGEIIFWNLKTPHKSIVHTAGHRDLFWTLAFSPDGTKLASVGAEGSIIFGAGFGLASSRPDSLIRLTDVSTGSELATLTDIEVPSNLTFSPDGKIVAFSSHGKISLWNTETGILVDTALPPASALAFSPDGKKLVTGTQEGDVEMWNAETGVAVTSSIELDGFSNTVAPIRSLVFSPNSTLLAVAKDEGIYLLGSNKEIHLKERYHRGARTLVFSPDSTVFVAGLRYGDIELWDLIKGNKLTTLNGHTEEVKMLAFSPDGKTLVSTGADGTILLWDWNEVLVDSSESE from the coding sequence ATGAAAAACGAAGATGTTGCAATTATTCGACGCGTTCTCGCTGGTGATGAAGCCGCTTTTGCTGAACTTGTGAATAAATATCAAAAGCCGATTCACGCATTGGCTTGGCGAAAAATTGGGGATTTCCACATCGCTGAGGACATCACCCAAGACGCTTTTCTGAAAGTGTATCAGAGACTTTCAACGCTGAAAGATCCGAACCAATTTTCTGGATGGCTCTATGTGATTACAGCAAACCTATGCGCCACGTGGCTCCGCAAAAAACGGATACAGACGCAACCGTTGGAGGACACAGAGACAGCGATGATACAGGAAGACGCTTATTCCCGACACGTCACCGAAGAACGGAGTAGAACCGCAGTTGAAGCACAGCGCGAAGTTGTCAAAAAGCTGCTTGCGAAGTTACAAGAGAGTGAACGCACAGTGATGACACTCTACTACCTTGGTGAGATGAAAGTTGAAGAGATTAGTCGATTTTTGGGCGTATCGGCGAGTACTATTAAAAGTCGTTTGAGGCGTGCGCGGCACCGTTTAAAAGAGGAGGAACCGATGATAAGAGAAGCACTTGACCATTTCCAAATTACACCGAATCTCACAGAAAATATCATGCGCGAAGTATCGCGTCTAAAACCCGCTGCACCATCTGGTGGTAAACCGTTTGTGCCGTGGGCAATAGGCGTTTCTACGTTAGCGGTCGTATTTTTGATGTTGGGTGTAGGCAACCGATACTTGTCGCGTTTCCAAAAGCCCTACAGTTTCGATGCGACTTCAGAAATGACAGTGGAACTCATTGAAGCACCAGTGGTACTAAATCTTGAATCCAAACCGGATGTTCGGACGCAGTTGGGGAATGTCAACACGCCAAGCAAGAACAATGCCGCTAATCGACAGCCTAATGAGGTTTCGGCATCGGTTGCAGACGCAGAATCAGATGAAACAATTAAAGACTATTCTCAATGGGAACTACCGAAAGAGGCGAAAGCGCGTTTCGGGAAAGGCGGTATTAACGCGATCCAGTTTTCACCGGATGGCACACAACTTGCTGTCGGGAGTAACATCGGTATATGGCTGTACGATGTAGAAACAGGTGAAGAGAAGTCCCTACTTGCCGGGATGTGCCAATCCCTTGCTTTTTCGCCGGATGGTCGTTTCCTTGCGAATGGTGGCGGCATGTTTCGCGGGCAGGAACTCCAGTTGTGGGAAATGGCCGCAGATCGTAAGGTCCCGCTCATTGGTGGCCCTTTTGTCGGATCAGCATTGAAGTTTTCTGAAGACAGTCAAACACTTGTCGGTTTAGTTTGGACTGGAGACAGACTTGTCTGGTTAGATGTTGAAAGTGGGCAGGGCTCTGTGAAGAAGACCGAAGCAAAATTTGGCACGGGGATACCTTATCCTGATGTCTTCGCACTCACATACGATAAAATTGCGATTGGATGGGATGATGGGAAAATACAGTTGTGGGATCCAAAAACGGGTAAAGTGTTATCGACGCTCGATGGACATGCAATGCCAGCGGATATGTCGGATGATAAAAGAGTCTTAGCGTTAGCATTTTCACCCGATGGTACTCGCCTCGCCAGTGGAAGCAAGGATAAGACGGTGCGCTTATGGGACCTCACCAACGCCGACGACGGAATTATCCTTCAAAAACATACCGGATGGACAAATGTGTTAGCGTTTTCGCCGGATGGAAAAATGCTTGCCAGTGGGAGTGTCGATAAGACGGTGTTGTTGTGGGATACTGCCACGGGTGAACTACTCGCGACGTTGGCTGGCAATACCAGTAGTATTAATGCGCTAACGTTTTCACCTGATAATAGCATGCTTGTAAGCGGAGGGGCGGATGGCACTCTCCGATTTTGGAATACAGAAACAGGAGCTTCGCTACCGCTCTATATCACAGGACACATGGCATCGATGAGAGCAGCGGCTTTCTTTCAGGGTAGTTCCACGCTTGTGGGCGTGGCATTTAATGGGGAAATTATCTTTTGGAATCTGAAAACGCCGCATAAGTCTATTGTTCATACGGCGGGTCATCGAGATTTGTTCTGGACTTTGGCGTTTTCGCCGGATGGCACGAAACTCGCCAGTGTTGGTGCCGAGGGGAGCATAATCTTCGGGGCAGGTTTCGGTCTCGCCAGTTCGCGTCCAGATTCTTTGATTCGTTTGACTGATGTCAGCACGGGGAGCGAATTGGCGACCCTTACAGATATTGAAGTCCCTTCAAATCTGACTTTTTCGCCTGATGGAAAAATAGTAGCCTTTAGTAGTCACGGTAAAATTAGTTTGTGGAATACAGAAACAGGGATTTTAGTTGATACCGCTCTTCCGCCCGCGAGTGCTTTGGCATTCTCACCAGACGGGAAAAAACTCGTTACTGGCACTCAGGAGGGAGATGTTGAGATGTGGAATGCGGAAACCGGGGTTGCGGTAACTTCCTCTATAGAGCTTGATGGTTTTAGCAATACTGTAGCACCTATCAGATCCTTGGTGTTCTCTCCAAATAGTACGCTGCTTGCTGTGGCAAAGGATGAAGGTATTTATTTGTTGGGAAGTAATAAAGAAATTCATCTTAAAGAGAGGTACCACCGTGGTGCCAGAACGTTAGTGTTTTCGCCAGATAGTACTGTATTTGTTGCTGGACTTAGATATGGCGACATTGAGTTATGGGATTTGATAAAAGGAAACAAACTTACTACACTCAATGGACATACAGAAGAAGTGAAGATGTTGGCATTTTCACCTGATGGTAAAACACTCGTCAGCACAGGGGCAGATGGCACAATTCTCTTGTGGGATTGGAATGAAGTCCTCGTGGATTCATCCGAAAGCGAATAA
- a CDS encoding DUF433 domain-containing protein: MTREQIITQDPDIHGGVPVFAGTRVPIKSLIDHLKAGESLDYFLEGFPSVSRQQAVTFLEIALASVSKEISA; the protein is encoded by the coding sequence ATGACCAGAGAACAAATCATAACCCAAGACCCAGATATTCACGGCGGCGTGCCTGTATTTGCAGGCACACGTGTGCCCATCAAAAGTCTCATTGATCATCTCAAAGCCGGCGAGAGCCTTGACTATTTTCTCGAAGGTTTCCCTTCTGTTTCTCGGCAACAGGCAGTTACTTTTTTAGAAATCGCATTGGCATCGGTTTCCAAGGAAATCTCAGCTTGA
- a CDS encoding RNA polymerase sigma factor → MKTTDVDLIHRVLNGDDAAFTELVKKYQKPIHALVWRKIGDFHIAEEITQDTFLKAYQELARLKKPQSFASWLYVIAANNCSTWLRKKRLWTEPVDDTRLQETTYSGYVVAENERVTAEAQREVVKKLLAKLQESERTVITLHYFGEMSSSEIGAFLGVSANTVRSRLRRAQQRLKREEPMIREALENFQITPNFAENIMREIARLKPTAPSGGKPFIPWAIGVSALAVVLLMLGIANHQSLSRFQKPYSFDAASEMKVELIDAPVVLNLEAEPDSRTQLGNANAQDKNNGIGNQVDDAASLDLETIITKMKYYDNAVTSVTGDFVMERHQDSGIGKNEYTLMFDGEKVQMEQEEGWPIIGYWDGERSWEGAKNKRMIFEFEIPPNTEKTELEPIRQAFKHNGIDLAEDVRIVDGDEPESFTLVEKETGTIYSFWLEGETTLLVYDYHLEYSVRPQWLVPSNYDPRFWLTFPSLGSNNSYLSEPLWHLLEKHESEIIGSEVLNGEKTSVIRLNIPAWSTEDFKMPAESYKLWISHDKGFRLVKSERAFAVENPTEWSSYKAGVTYISTRKIEHHEYLPDVWFPKRIESITVPKASPEQQDEADFLYKNVLLTKQCRINTDVTAFLSLRLPPDTPIFDYGEGQPSFVENVLNPKPKPDILTQYESDEQVYDPAPHDLQMVITKMKHYDSAIVSASGDFVIEHHRDSGIAKTQYALTFEGKKIRVEQKRDFPTLDKDVPLIKTLLPLVKIYDGEQQWEIYKYRKLLFSLEVTPDAERTVIKTIRQALTQQGIKLADDVRIAASEQPDSYTLIENQTGKSYFILWEAETTLKVYDLHHLEYGVWYQRNILSDLDPRYWLTYPSEGGSAYLTEPLWQLWQLLEKHESKLLGSELLNGEETSVIRLNLPKQSLKLWISHDKGFRLVQLERAFIAKKPVSEHFKVGDIYIETRKIEHHEYLPDVWFPQKIERYYTPLTDPDPQGKDQVILKTVVHTKQCRLNTDVAALLRLDLPSDTPVLGLKPEPDAPKAEKVAFLRQEIPRTLNLRLDMFKLVEELAEFYAKDPDLSLLRDQVHEESRTLMRTIFDLCHRYNRLTNDDSAFKSGGEFHDLMKQNGISISRE, encoded by the coding sequence ATGAAAACCACGGATGTTGATCTTATCCACCGCGTTCTCAATGGTGACGATGCTGCCTTTACGGAGCTTGTGAAGAAATATCAAAAACCGATTCACGCGCTTGTGTGGCGGAAGATTGGTGATTTCCACATCGCCGAAGAAATTACGCAGGATACATTCCTAAAGGCGTATCAGGAATTGGCAAGGCTAAAGAAACCGCAGAGTTTTGCGAGTTGGCTCTATGTGATTGCTGCAAACAACTGTAGTACATGGCTGCGTAAAAAGCGTTTATGGACAGAACCGGTTGATGATACACGACTACAAGAAACGACGTATTCTGGATATGTCGTTGCGGAAAACGAACGCGTAACGGCAGAAGCACAACGCGAAGTCGTCAAAAAATTGCTCGCCAAACTCCAAGAGAGTGAACGCACGGTCATCACGCTGCATTACTTCGGTGAGATGTCCAGTTCGGAGATCGGCGCGTTCTTAGGCGTATCGGCAAATACGGTGAGGAGCCGTTTGCGCCGCGCCCAGCAACGTTTAAAGAGGGAGGAACCTATGATTCGAGAGGCTTTAGAGAATTTCCAAATCACACCAAATTTCGCAGAAAATATCATGCGCGAGATCGCGCGTCTGAAACCCACTGCGCCATCTGGCGGTAAGCCATTTATACCGTGGGCAATAGGTGTCTCTGCATTAGCAGTCGTCCTTTTGATGCTGGGTATCGCAAACCATCAATCCTTATCGCGTTTCCAAAAGCCCTACAGTTTCGACGCTGCGTCAGAGATGAAGGTTGAGTTGATTGATGCACCCGTGGTGCTAAACCTCGAAGCCGAGCCAGATAGCCGGACGCAACTCGGAAATGCCAACGCCCAAGATAAGAACAATGGCATTGGTAACCAAGTTGATGACGCTGCTTCGCTTGACTTGGAAACAATTATCACCAAGATGAAGTACTACGATAATGCTGTCACCTCCGTAACCGGCGATTTCGTTATGGAACGTCATCAAGATTCAGGAATTGGAAAAAATGAATATACGCTGATGTTTGATGGTGAAAAAGTCCAAATGGAGCAGGAAGAGGGATGGCCGATCATAGGGTATTGGGATGGAGAACGCTCCTGGGAGGGCGCAAAAAATAAAAGGATGATCTTTGAATTTGAAATTCCACCCAACACGGAGAAAACTGAGCTTGAACCGATTCGGCAGGCATTCAAGCATAACGGTATTGACCTCGCAGAGGATGTCCGCATCGTTGATGGCGACGAGCCAGAGAGTTTCACACTTGTTGAGAAGGAGACGGGGACAATCTACTCTTTCTGGTTGGAGGGAGAGACGACGCTGTTGGTTTATGATTATCATCTCGAATATAGTGTTCGCCCTCAGTGGTTGGTGCCTTCTAACTATGATCCGAGATTTTGGCTCACCTTCCCAAGCCTCGGTTCAAACAATTCCTACCTATCCGAACCGCTTTGGCACTTGCTTGAGAAACATGAGAGTGAAATTATTGGGAGTGAGGTCCTGAACGGTGAAAAGACATCCGTAATTCGTCTAAATATCCCTGCTTGGTCCACGGAAGATTTTAAAATGCCTGCTGAGTCCTATAAACTCTGGATTTCTCATGACAAAGGTTTTCGACTGGTTAAGTCAGAACGAGCGTTTGCCGTGGAGAATCCGACGGAATGGAGTTCCTACAAAGCAGGTGTAACCTATATTTCGACCCGAAAAATTGAACATCACGAATATCTACCGGATGTCTGGTTTCCTAAGAGAATTGAGTCGATTACTGTTCCAAAGGCATCACCGGAGCAACAAGATGAAGCAGATTTCCTTTACAAAAATGTCCTTCTCACGAAGCAGTGTCGGATAAACACCGATGTTACAGCGTTCCTCAGTCTGCGTTTACCGCCTGATACACCTATTTTCGATTACGGAGAAGGTCAACCGAGTTTCGTAGAGAATGTGCTAAACCCTAAACCTAAACCGGATATTCTGACGCAATATGAATCTGATGAGCAAGTCTATGATCCCGCGCCACATGATTTACAAATGGTCATCACTAAGATGAAGCACTATGATAGTGCTATCGTCTCAGCAAGTGGTGACTTCGTCATTGAGCACCATAGGGATTCAGGGATCGCGAAAACGCAATATGCATTGACATTTGAGGGCAAGAAAATCCGGGTGGAACAAAAAAGGGATTTTCCGACGTTAGATAAGGATGTGCCCCTGATAAAAACGCTGTTGCCGCTCGTGAAAATTTACGACGGAGAACAGCAGTGGGAAATCTATAAATACAGAAAACTGCTCTTTAGCCTTGAGGTTACACCTGACGCAGAGCGTACGGTCATCAAGACAATTCGACAGGCGCTCACGCAACAAGGCATTAAACTTGCTGACGATGTACGCATCGCCGCGAGTGAACAGCCGGATAGTTACACGCTTATTGAGAACCAGACAGGTAAATCCTATTTTATCTTATGGGAAGCAGAGACGACCCTCAAGGTCTATGACCTCCATCATCTCGAATATGGGGTTTGGTATCAGCGGAATATTCTTTCTGACCTCGATCCGAGATATTGGCTCACTTATCCCAGCGAAGGTGGAAGTGCCTATCTCACCGAACCCCTCTGGCAACTCTGGCAACTCCTTGAAAAGCATGAAAGTAAACTGCTCGGCAGCGAATTGCTGAACGGCGAAGAAACTTCTGTGATCCGACTGAATTTACCTAAGCAGTCCCTTAAACTCTGGATTTCTCACGACAAAGGTTTCCGGCTGGTTCAGTTGGAAAGAGCATTTATCGCTAAGAAACCGGTATCGGAGCACTTCAAAGTCGGTGATATCTATATAGAAACACGGAAAATAGAGCATCACGAATACCTGCCAGATGTCTGGTTCCCTCAGAAAATTGAACGGTACTATACCCCACTGACAGATCCGGATCCGCAAGGCAAGGATCAAGTCATTTTAAAAACTGTAGTCCACACGAAGCAATGTCGGTTAAACACGGATGTTGCTGCGTTACTCCGTTTAGACCTACCCTCCGATACACCTGTTTTGGGTTTAAAGCCAGAACCGGATGCGCCAAAAGCGGAAAAAGTCGCATTTTTACGTCAAGAAATTCCTCGAACGCTGAATCTCCGTCTTGACATGTTCAAATTGGTTGAGGAACTCGCCGAATTTTACGCCAAAGACCCGGATCTTTCTCTGCTAAGGGATCAAGTCCATGAGGAATCAAGGACACTCATGAGGACTATCTTTGATTTGTGTCATCGTTACAATCGACTCACCAATGATGACTCGGCATTCAAGTCAGGCGGTGAATTTCACGATCTCATGAAACAAAACGGCATTAGCATTTCCAGAGAATAG
- a CDS encoding LamG domain-containing protein: MKRILFPLIFLLFTVSQVSAGLNEGLVVYLTFDNVRDKKVLDASGNNLDADVIANVDFIKGKYGNGIHIAAEPEGDDCVRVPVDDLLKIEDEITMMAWVYHEDWEIAWGSWLDRGSQDRIDTKLSYSMGFFEAHIPFWGPKIGMILGTVQGSWKFITTGPMKNKNWHHIAETYDGRTMRIYLDGIIRSETVEIFGFMGTNDSELHIGCAVGHPRYTFRNGSIDEVGLWRRALIQDEIKTAMQDIFAVSPKDKVSTTWGDIKRRTLMH; the protein is encoded by the coding sequence ATGAAACGGATACTATTTCCTTTAATTTTTCTGCTATTTACGGTGAGTCAAGTTTCTGCTGGGTTGAATGAGGGACTTGTTGTCTATCTTACTTTTGACAACGTAAGAGACAAGAAGGTTCTTGACGCTTCCGGCAATAATCTCGATGCCGATGTCATCGCAAATGTAGATTTTATTAAAGGCAAATATGGGAATGGAATTCATATTGCTGCTGAGCCGGAAGGCGATGATTGCGTCCGTGTTCCTGTTGACGATCTGCTAAAAATCGAAGACGAGATAACGATGATGGCTTGGGTGTATCATGAGGATTGGGAAATCGCTTGGGGATCGTGGCTTGATAGAGGCAGTCAGGACCGGATTGATACGAAGCTGTCCTACAGCATGGGGTTCTTTGAAGCGCATATTCCATTCTGGGGCCCAAAAATCGGCATGATCTTGGGGACCGTTCAGGGGAGTTGGAAATTCATCACCACGGGTCCCATGAAAAATAAAAACTGGCATCACATCGCCGAGACTTACGATGGTAGGACCATGAGAATCTATCTGGATGGTATAATCCGTTCTGAGACCGTGGAGATCTTTGGATTCATGGGGACTAATGACTCAGAGTTACATATTGGATGCGCGGTAGGACATCCGCGATATACCTTCAGGAACGGTTCGATTGACGAAGTAGGCTTATGGCGACGCGCCCTGATCCAAGATGAAATCAAGACGGCAATGCAGGACATCTTCGCGGTTTCACCGAAAGATAAAGTATCCACCACATGGGGTGATATTAAGAGAAGAACATTGATGCACTAA
- a CDS encoding sigma-70 family RNA polymerase sigma factor, giving the protein MKNDDAKLIQRVLAGDDTAFSVLVRKYQKPVHALAWRKIGDFHIAEEITQDTFLKAYQKLAMLKEPQRFLSWLYVIATNHCKAWSRKKRLRTESLENTSSTTLEKATYSGYVISENEQTAVEAQREVVKALLAKLQESERTIVTLRYFGEMSSAEIGEFLGISANTVRSRLRRAQQRLKREEPMIREALENFQITPNLTENIMREISRLKPATPSGSKPLIPRAVGVSTLAVIFLMLGVGTQYLSRFQKPYSFDAASEMTVEFIEAPIVLNLESKPDVRTQFGSSDALSKNEGTGQQPDDHPVLFAAAPVVETEEVTVADEPERDITLIVNTTAEGGGHLAEGTFNLRNTDKALTSTTYSTSGRGSGRSGGVDPSPRYMLFSYVNHKGIVLLEFPLSIGNTWTQVGRFGRWYIRAKTSLENYEQVEVSAGTFRECLRHKTVFTGVETDSELESALANGTRYLWFAKGVGIVKMRFEHTNGIVTEAELLEYKVPANATEYLPLQIDNTWSYKWQSSYQDKAAIETCYVVNSSAVSRQQDTTPPKVEKTIPNLSEKVSTDLKEIRIAFSERMRGIDVTFAGVPVDDIRWEDGNTTLVISFKQHLAASKIYRLILGVDGNIKDITGNPLDEHTLLFTTKGPEPVTRTFVDMTPVPVTNIEELDLSSELLCRVSTDLTDGFAFPYYLFIPHRIDANKPIHLLVEPCNTGYGDNFKRLDRKVKAFTEASHATVIARKLKIPLLVPVFPRPGGDQWQLYTHALDRDTLLLKEGGLRRIDRQLIKMIDHAQRLLRHNDVKMNKKVFMNGFSASGTFTNRFAILHPTVVRAVATGGINAIPTFPTDRWNDATMRYPVGIADIKTITGIDFDEVAYQQVSQYIYMGALDDNDTIPFRDGYDEVDAKLVKRLIGAKMMPDRWEVSQSIYKALEIPAQFVTYENTGHQIRSEMIDDIVAFFKANSGDEIVEIVPHQYLPPSGE; this is encoded by the coding sequence ATGAAAAACGACGATGCTAAACTCATTCAACGCGTTCTCGCTGGTGATGATACTGCGTTCTCCGTGCTTGTGAGAAAATACCAAAAGCCGGTGCACGCGCTGGCGTGGCGGAAGATTGGCGATTTCCACATCGCCGAAGAGATTACGCAGGACACTTTCCTGAAAGCATACCAGAAATTGGCGATGCTTAAGGAGCCACAGCGTTTTTTGAGTTGGCTTTATGTGATCGCGACGAACCACTGCAAGGCATGGTCGCGTAAGAAACGTTTGCGGACAGAGTCGCTGGAAAATACGAGTAGTACAACGTTGGAAAAAGCAACCTATTCGGGATATGTTATTTCGGAAAATGAGCAGACAGCGGTAGAAGCACAACGCGAGGTCGTCAAAGCGTTGCTTGCCAAGCTTCAGGAGAGTGAACGCACAATTGTAACGTTACGTTACTTCGGCGAGATGTCGAGTGCAGAGATAGGAGAATTTTTAGGAATATCCGCAAATACGGTTCGGAGTCGTTTGCGCCGGGCGCAGCAACGTTTAAAGAGGGAGGAACCCATGATACGAGAGGCTTTAGAAAACTTCCAAATCACACCAAATCTCACAGAGAATATCATGCGTGAGATTTCGCGTCTAAAACCCGCTACACCGTCTGGTAGCAAACCGTTAATTCCGCGGGCAGTTGGTGTTTCTACGTTAGCAGTTATCTTCTTGATGTTGGGTGTCGGTACGCAATACTTATCCCGCTTCCAAAAGCCGTATAGTTTTGATGCTGCATCTGAGATGACGGTTGAATTTATTGAGGCACCAATTGTGCTAAACCTTGAATCCAAACCGGATGTTCGGACACAATTCGGAAGTTCTGATGCGCTTAGTAAAAACGAAGGTACCGGACAACAACCTGACGATCATCCAGTCCTATTTGCAGCTGCACCGGTAGTTGAAACAGAAGAAGTAACTGTTGCCGATGAACCCGAGCGCGATATTACCTTGATTGTCAATACTACAGCGGAAGGTGGAGGGCATTTGGCAGAAGGAACTTTCAATCTTAGGAACACCGATAAGGCTTTGACATCCACAACTTATTCTACTAGTGGTCGAGGGAGTGGAAGAAGTGGTGGCGTTGATCCATCGCCGCGGTATATGCTGTTCTCTTATGTTAACCACAAGGGGATAGTCCTTCTCGAGTTCCCCTTAAGTATAGGAAATACTTGGACGCAAGTAGGTCGCTTCGGTCGATGGTACATAAGAGCGAAAACAAGTTTGGAAAACTATGAGCAAGTAGAAGTTTCCGCAGGGACCTTCCGTGAGTGTCTTAGGCATAAAACTGTTTTCACAGGTGTTGAAACCGACTCCGAACTGGAGAGTGCATTGGCAAATGGCACGCGCTATTTGTGGTTCGCCAAGGGCGTTGGAATCGTAAAAATGCGCTTTGAACATACCAATGGCATTGTAACGGAAGCCGAATTGCTGGAATACAAGGTCCCAGCCAACGCCACGGAGTACCTCCCTTTGCAGATTGACAACACATGGAGCTACAAATGGCAAAGCAGTTATCAGGACAAAGCGGCCATCGAAACGTGTTATGTTGTCAATTCAAGTGCCGTTTCAAGGCAGCAAGATACAACACCTCCAAAAGTGGAGAAGACTATTCCCAACTTATCTGAGAAAGTTTCGACGGATCTAAAGGAGATCCGAATTGCTTTCAGTGAAAGAATGAGAGGTATCGATGTGACGTTTGCTGGGGTCCCGGTTGATGATATCCGGTGGGAGGATGGCAACACAACCCTCGTTATTTCATTTAAACAACACCTCGCGGCTTCAAAAATTTACCGGCTCATATTGGGCGTTGATGGAAATATCAAAGATATAACAGGCAATCCGTTAGATGAACACACGCTTCTCTTCACAACCAAAGGTCCAGAACCAGTTACACGTACTTTTGTGGATATGACACCCGTTCCTGTAACAAATATTGAAGAACTTGATCTCTCAAGTGAGCTGCTTTGCCGCGTCTCAACGGACCTTACAGATGGCTTTGCTTTTCCATATTATCTGTTTATTCCACACCGGATAGATGCTAACAAACCGATCCATCTCCTGGTAGAGCCGTGCAATACAGGGTATGGCGACAATTTTAAAAGACTTGATAGGAAAGTGAAAGCATTCACAGAGGCATCTCATGCGACTGTCATCGCAAGAAAACTGAAAATCCCATTGCTTGTCCCTGTTTTTCCGCGGCCCGGCGGGGACCAATGGCAACTCTACACACATGCTTTGGATAGGGATACACTCCTGCTAAAAGAGGGTGGACTCAGGAGAATTGACCGGCAACTCATCAAAATGATAGATCATGCACAACGACTGCTACGGCACAACGACGTGAAAATGAATAAAAAGGTTTTCATGAATGGGTTTTCGGCTTCTGGAACGTTTACCAATCGGTTTGCGATTTTACATCCAACGGTTGTCCGCGCTGTCGCAACTGGTGGAATCAACGCTATTCCAACCTTCCCAACGGATCGCTGGAACGATGCTACAATGCGTTACCCAGTCGGAATTGCTGACATAAAAACAATCACTGGCATTGATTTTGACGAAGTAGCATATCAGCAGGTTTCTCAGTACATCTATATGGGAGCTCTTGATGACAATGACACGATTCCGTTTCGAGATGGTTACGATGAAGTAGATGCCAAGTTAGTCAAAAGGCTGATTGGGGCTAAGATGATGCCGGATCGATGGGAGGTCAGTCAATCAATATACAAGGCACTTGAGATTCCAGCACAGTTTGTTACCTATGAAAATACCGGGCATCAAATCAGGAGTGAGATGATTGATGATATTGTCGCCTTTTTCAAGGCTAACTCTGGAGATGAGATTGTTGAGATCGTTCCTCATCAATATCTGCCTCCGTCTGGAGAGTGA